The Armatimonadota bacterium genome window below encodes:
- a CDS encoding serine hydrolase yields MVALVALMAMTPQTGIPTVMEDIAVRAQSAFPGLKPTDFAISWRNLETGAEMNYNGGLSMYPASVVKMFYLAYAEELLTRKKLVRNPEFDRALADMIKESNNDATGLILDTITGTTGGPSLSDAELKKWVEKRQMVNNWLMTLGIKGINASQKTWNEGPYGRERQGYGPNFEHRNSLTADSCVQLMSLIAQKKLAGSDEMLSLLSRKAGSKDGQVEGFLGELLPADAKLWSKAGWTSTTRHDVAFVELGGQKKVYAVFTRYQVENPKLLQWLANEILKL; encoded by the coding sequence GTGGTCGCACTGGTCGCTCTCATGGCAATGACTCCTCAAACAGGCATCCCAACGGTGATGGAAGACATCGCAGTACGCGCCCAATCAGCCTTCCCCGGTCTGAAGCCCACTGACTTTGCGATAAGCTGGCGGAACTTAGAGACTGGCGCAGAGATGAACTACAACGGTGGACTTTCGATGTACCCCGCGAGTGTTGTGAAGATGTTCTACCTAGCGTATGCGGAAGAGCTTTTGACGAGGAAAAAACTGGTCCGGAATCCCGAGTTTGATCGGGCCTTGGCGGATATGATCAAAGAATCTAACAACGACGCCACCGGGTTGATCTTGGATACGATCACGGGAACTACAGGTGGGCCTTCGCTCTCGGATGCCGAACTGAAGAAGTGGGTCGAAAAACGGCAGATGGTTAACAATTGGTTGATGACGCTGGGAATCAAAGGAATCAACGCGAGCCAGAAGACTTGGAACGAGGGTCCCTACGGACGCGAGCGCCAGGGCTATGGGCCGAACTTTGAGCACCGGAACTCACTCACTGCCGACTCGTGTGTTCAACTTATGTCGCTGATCGCTCAGAAGAAGCTGGCCGGATCTGACGAAATGCTGAGCTTGCTCAGCAGGAAGGCTGGTAGCAAGGATGGGCAAGTCGAAGGTTTCTTGGGTGAACTGCTACCCGCCGATGCGAAGCTCTGGTCCAAAGCGGGTTGGACTTCGACGACACGCCACGATGTCGCATTCGTCGAGCTAGGCGGGCAGAAAAAAGTGTACGCCGTCTTCACTCGATACCAAGTCGAGAACCCGAAGTTGCTCCAGTGGCTAGCGAACGAAATACTAAAGCTTTAG